One window of Pieris rapae chromosome 14, ilPieRapa1.1, whole genome shotgun sequence genomic DNA carries:
- the LOC110995984 gene encoding uncharacterized protein LOC110995984 isoform X2, with protein MWWGGASPGLLRRRYSVPETIMRKYRLAQQRSEWEEESARESAPACGRCTGECGGVAGGDMRKSALLRVWGRAEPSRCRCGATRSLDGSRCELRQSSRCVTPKRPRLDALSRSPDPTLRLTSSAYSNKSTKSSETALFSADTSSNFRQKILPIPTDEFSEEYSFTEPSEPTSMPTAKEIAIRTTELREVSSSGSHIDGRVSEDTLNAENEDCNVLPYNQPLSIDTQQYEILEIVVSETLNVQQGRDLNYEGVSSPVRNTTIKSKKVPNINIDEYVSNILVESLNSLTDQLESINASMGYDKRLNIVEKEIKVKLQNTGVNTIVHLSPTSNNQIIFGNEELCNNDGRLGIENDARNESSVHIRDSALSVETNNNLTSAESLRDNNGNGGRQEPDGLLTVTNNETVNKAILQQIQKLFKDEFKKSGDDKIISHIQTSNDDIDLNKNIGTRTHSGSNNSATSLTQMPCNSKSLEVLGGVGARNYYEEVEENTLIPRLSALPHSDSMEVNTSSSDDTDMLGSECASLVDSLDDPNSPRCAHLRRSRASIHRADLVRSAIDVLDLLPENAQNGDHSPKEKGESFFVRIKDGDCDCEKENIIVADHMPETIKQRLFRRHRKREQRMECVKRTKVKQLRRDVRNKQNEDYKFRKEIEKECFAIVNALIDDVIAKIVQNEYKNLRIKQQSNNVLAAKSEENLSRKSNKKEKQALQSNKSRMIHSQSCSEYIDNKLQKSKQQQHVRSSVDLPPTVVEPKPKRIYQKSEIYDGNKCIEILEILEYANTSQNSSDTTNSDENHNNLIIKSKKSRIPIPVYERIQRLPKSSTQKKYKNGCSRSQSPETRERNQKTKHLLASMLFDAFAGDSIPVQDTSHRRPPVPCEPRARSNSLRFHNPFDIIPEEKSSLSMDSTGEDSAGRRASAPSLADDLSINLNEKPKVQERLQTPKLPTKYLKNAGTSPMPELKQPQKHVGTATSPSRKSAATSPRRPPTAAGFEKRKSVTTQCDETVKNIKSDTESNNVRKIKTHNCLNNHTKASQKQTQARPKCEREKYKGSAQSVGCDAASEESSSSGESDAALVPPGWLATRRRRRAPPATRLGEWAVTVAGSCAAALPNDVEMRLRFPDPRPSHHNPQPESPPRPAHRRLSESCTMGSERARRGSERLTLTVKKEASGYFYYIQPQIIHTASNIALNNDSSVVASKSLKKSRDLLPELQETFRASRTDTRSSLKTRRGCSLHCWLPEEDSASIRARGDSNGSLCVSGRGIVPERKPPRAPSIRSRRYPSDMRF; from the exons ATGTGGTGGGGTGGCGCATCCCCCGGCCTGCTCCGGCGCCGCTACTCAGTTCCCGAGACTATCATGAGGAA atatcGGTTGGCTCAACAGCGCTCTGAGTGGGAAGAGGAAAGTGCGCGGGAGTCGGCGCCGGCATGTGGGCGGTGTACGGGAGAATGCGGAGGCGTTGCGGGGGGTGACATGCGAAAGTCTGCCTTATTACGAGTGTGGGGTCGCGCTGAGCCGTCTCGCTGCCGTTGCGGCGCCACGCGCTCTCTCGATGGATCACGATGCGAGCTAAGACAGTCGTCACGCTGCGTTACTCCTAAACGGCCCCGTCTGGATGCTTTATCACGCTCTCCCGATCCAACCCTAAGACTTACATCTAGTgcatattcaaataaatcaaCTAAAAGTTCAGAAACAGCGCTATTCTCAGCAGATACCAGTTCTAATTTCCGACAGAAAATTCTGCCAATTCCTACTGATGAATTTTCCGAAGAATACTCGTTTACAGAACCGTCCGAACCCACTTCAATGCCAACCGCTAAAGAGATTGCTATTCGTACCACCGAGCTACGTGAAGTGTCATCGAGTGGCAGTCATATTGATGGTCGTGTCAGCGAGGACACGCTCAACGCGGAAAATGAAGATTGCAATGTTCTCCCTTACAACCAGCCTCTGTCCATTGATACACAACAATATGAAATTCTTGAAATAGTGGTTTCGGAAACCTTAAACGTCCAACAGGGCCgggatttaaattatgaaggCGTGTCGAGTCCAGTCAGAAATACGACTATCAAAAGTAAGAAAGTTCCTAATATCAATATCGACGAGTATGtatctaatattttagttgaaaGTTTGAATTCACTTACTGACCAATTAGAATCAATAAATGCTTCCATGGGATATGACAAAAGGCTAAACATTGTGGAGAAAGAAATCAAAGTAAAGTTACAAAATACGGGGGTAAACACAATTGTCCACCTTAGTCCTACTTCTAATAATCAAATCATATTTGGTAATGAAGAACTTTGTAATAACGATGGGAGACTAGGAATCGAAAATGACGCGAGAAATGAGAGCAGTGTTCATATAAGAGACAGTGCATTGAGCGTTGAAACGAATAATAACCTTACTTCAGCAGAGAGTCTTAGGGATAACAACGGCAACGGTGGCCGGCAGGAACCAGACGGCTTGTTGACCGTTACGAATAATGAGACCGTTAACAAAGCCATCTTACAGCAGATACAGAAACTTTTTAAagatgaatttaaaaagagtggggatgataaaataatttctcataTACAAACATCAAACGATGACATTGATTTGAATAAGAATATTGGCACGCGTACACATTCTGGGTCCAATAATTCAGCAACTTCGCTAACGCAAATGCCTTGTAATTCGAAGTCTTTGGAGGTATTAGGCGGAGTGGGTGCCAGAAATTATTACGAAGAAGTTGAGGAAAACACCTTAATTCCTAGATTATCAGCTTTACCTCACAGTGACTCCATGGAAGTGAATACTTCATCTTCTGATGACACTGATATGCTGGGGTCGGAGTGCGCCAGTCTTGTTGACAGCCTAGATGACCCCAATTCACCACGCTGTGCCCATCTACGCCGGAGCCGCGCCTCGATCCACAGAGCCGATCTTGTACGGTCAGCTATTGATGTGTTGGACCTTCTACCGGAAAATGCTCAAAATGGTGATCATTCACCCAAAGAAAAGGGTGAATCTTTTTTCGTAAGAATAAAAGATGGCGATTGTGACTGtgaaaaggaaaatataattgtagcaGATCATATGCCGGAAACCATTAAGCAGAGGTTATTCAGAAGACACAGGAAACGAGAACAACGAATGGAGTGTGTTAAACGGACTAAAGTAAAACAATTGAGAAGAGATgtaagaaacaaacaaaacgaagattataaatttagaaaagaAATTGAGAAAGAGTGTTTTGCCATCGTTAATGCACTCATAGATGATGTCATAGCAAAGATTGTACAAAATGAATACAAGAATTTAAGAATCAAACAGCAATCGAATAATGTTTTAGCTGCTAAATCCGAAGAGAATTTAAGTAGaaaatccaataaaaaagAGAAACAAGCATTGCAATCAAATAAAAGTAGAATGATTCATTCTCAGTCGTGTTCAGAATACATTGACAATAAATTACAGAAATCAAAACAACAGCAGCATGTCAGATCTAGCGTTGATTTACCACCGACGGTCGTCGAACCGAAACCTAAaagaatttatcaaaaatcagAAATATATGACGGCAATAAGTGTATAGAAATTCTTGAGATATTAGAGTACGCAAATACTTCTCAAAATTCTTCAGACACCACAAACTCTGACGAAAATCATAAtaaccttataataaaaagcaagAAGTCTAGAATACCTATTCCTGTTTATGAAAGAATTCAACGTTTACCAAAAAGCAGcacccaaaaaaaatataaaaatggttgCTCACGAAGTCAGTCACCTGAGACGAGAGAGAGGAATCAGAAAACGAAGCACTTATTAGCGAGTATGCTGTTTGATGCATTTGCGGGAGATTCGATCCCGGTTCAGGACACGTCGCATCGTCGTCCACCTGTACCGTGTGAGCCCCGCGCGAGGTCCAACTCGTTACGATTTCATAATCCTTTCGATATTATACCTGAAGAGAAAAGCAGTCTGAGCATGGACTCCACAGGGGAAGACTCTGCTGGACGCCGAGCTTCTGCACCCAGCCTTGCCGACGACTTGTCTATTAATCTCAACGAAAAGCCTAAAGTACAAGAAAGACTGCAAACTCCTAAGTTGCCCACCAAATACCTCAAGAATGCCGGAACCTCTCCTATGCCGGAGCTGAAGCAGCCGCAAAAACACGTAGGCACAGCAACATCGCCAAGCCGCAAGTCAGCCGCTACCAGCCCTCGACGTCCACCAACCGCAGCAG gtTTCGAAAAACGGAAGTCGGTAACGACACAGTGCGATGAGAcggtaaaaaatatcaaaagtgATACGGAATCAAATAACGtacgaaaaattaaaactcacAACTGTCTCAATAATCACACGAAAGCATCCCAGAAGCAAACCCAAGCGAGACCCAAATGCGAACGGGAGAAGTATAAAGGTTCAGCGCAAAGTGTAGGTTGCGATGCGGCGTCAGAGGAAAGCAGCAGCTCGGGTGAATCAGACGCCGCGCTGGTGCCACCAGGATGGCTTGCAACGCGTCGCCGACGCCGTGCACCCCCCGCCACCCGTCTTG GCGAGTGGGCCGTGACGGTAGCAGGCTCTTGTGCGGCCGCCCTCCCTAATGACGTCGAGATGCGGCTACGTTTTCCTGATCCGCGGCCTTCCCATCACAACCCGCAACCCGAATCGCCTCCGCGGCCAGCTCATCGTCGCCTTTCAGAATCCTGTACG ATGGGCAGCGAGCGGGCAAGGCGAGGCAGCGAGCGGCTCACCCTCACAGTCAAGAAGGAAGCCTCAGGTTATTTTTACTACATTCAACCACAGATTATACACACGGCATCTAATATAGCGTTAAACAACG ATTCTTCAGTTGTTGCATCAAAGAGCTTGAAGAAATCTCGAGATCTCCTACCAGAGCTGCAGGAGACATTTCGCGCTTCCCGCACTGACACACGGAGCTCCCTCAAG ACTCGGCGGGGATGCTCCCTACATTGCTGGCTTCCGGAAGAAGACTCCGCAAGCATCAG GGCGCGTGGCGATAGTAACGGATCTCTGTGTGTGTCGGGTCGCGGCATCGTGCCGGAACGCAAGCCGCCGCGTGCCCCTTCCATTCGGAGTCGACGCTACCCTTCCGATATGAGATTTTAA
- the LOC110995984 gene encoding uncharacterized protein LOC110995984 isoform X1: MLTGLVRRNIEAGGTRRRRRRPSPGVGRASPSLRRASPALREALRVLRDAWPSPAPLRLRFRRSADELSTGASGEDSVDTIENTGRDTSAENQNQAQAMWWGGASPGLLRRRYSVPETIMRKYRLAQQRSEWEEESARESAPACGRCTGECGGVAGGDMRKSALLRVWGRAEPSRCRCGATRSLDGSRCELRQSSRCVTPKRPRLDALSRSPDPTLRLTSSAYSNKSTKSSETALFSADTSSNFRQKILPIPTDEFSEEYSFTEPSEPTSMPTAKEIAIRTTELREVSSSGSHIDGRVSEDTLNAENEDCNVLPYNQPLSIDTQQYEILEIVVSETLNVQQGRDLNYEGVSSPVRNTTIKSKKVPNINIDEYVSNILVESLNSLTDQLESINASMGYDKRLNIVEKEIKVKLQNTGVNTIVHLSPTSNNQIIFGNEELCNNDGRLGIENDARNESSVHIRDSALSVETNNNLTSAESLRDNNGNGGRQEPDGLLTVTNNETVNKAILQQIQKLFKDEFKKSGDDKIISHIQTSNDDIDLNKNIGTRTHSGSNNSATSLTQMPCNSKSLEVLGGVGARNYYEEVEENTLIPRLSALPHSDSMEVNTSSSDDTDMLGSECASLVDSLDDPNSPRCAHLRRSRASIHRADLVRSAIDVLDLLPENAQNGDHSPKEKGESFFVRIKDGDCDCEKENIIVADHMPETIKQRLFRRHRKREQRMECVKRTKVKQLRRDVRNKQNEDYKFRKEIEKECFAIVNALIDDVIAKIVQNEYKNLRIKQQSNNVLAAKSEENLSRKSNKKEKQALQSNKSRMIHSQSCSEYIDNKLQKSKQQQHVRSSVDLPPTVVEPKPKRIYQKSEIYDGNKCIEILEILEYANTSQNSSDTTNSDENHNNLIIKSKKSRIPIPVYERIQRLPKSSTQKKYKNGCSRSQSPETRERNQKTKHLLASMLFDAFAGDSIPVQDTSHRRPPVPCEPRARSNSLRFHNPFDIIPEEKSSLSMDSTGEDSAGRRASAPSLADDLSINLNEKPKVQERLQTPKLPTKYLKNAGTSPMPELKQPQKHVGTATSPSRKSAATSPRRPPTAAGFEKRKSVTTQCDETVKNIKSDTESNNVRKIKTHNCLNNHTKASQKQTQARPKCEREKYKGSAQSVGCDAASEESSSSGESDAALVPPGWLATRRRRRAPPATRLGEWAVTVAGSCAAALPNDVEMRLRFPDPRPSHHNPQPESPPRPAHRRLSESCTMGSERARRGSERLTLTVKKEASDSSVVASKSLKKSRDLLPELQETFRASRTDTRSSLKTRRGCSLHCWLPEEDSASIRARGDSNGSLCVSGRGIVPERKPPRAPSIRSRRYPSDMRF; encoded by the exons CAGGTGGGACGAGACGGCGTCGTCGACGACCATCCCCTGGTGTGGGACGAGCGTCTCCATCTTTACGGCGAGCATCTCCGGCGTTGAGGGAGGCTTTGCGGGTGCTGAGGGACGCCTGGCCATCGCCCGCGCCACTGCGACTCCG tTTCAGACGTTCCGCTGACGAACTCAGCACCGGTGCAAGCGGAGAAGATAGTGTTGATACAATTGAAAACACTGGAAGAGACACATCTGCAGAGAACCAAAACCAGGCGCAGGCTATGTGGTGGGGTGGCGCATCCCCCGGCCTGCTCCGGCGCCGCTACTCAGTTCCCGAGACTATCATGAGGAA atatcGGTTGGCTCAACAGCGCTCTGAGTGGGAAGAGGAAAGTGCGCGGGAGTCGGCGCCGGCATGTGGGCGGTGTACGGGAGAATGCGGAGGCGTTGCGGGGGGTGACATGCGAAAGTCTGCCTTATTACGAGTGTGGGGTCGCGCTGAGCCGTCTCGCTGCCGTTGCGGCGCCACGCGCTCTCTCGATGGATCACGATGCGAGCTAAGACAGTCGTCACGCTGCGTTACTCCTAAACGGCCCCGTCTGGATGCTTTATCACGCTCTCCCGATCCAACCCTAAGACTTACATCTAGTgcatattcaaataaatcaaCTAAAAGTTCAGAAACAGCGCTATTCTCAGCAGATACCAGTTCTAATTTCCGACAGAAAATTCTGCCAATTCCTACTGATGAATTTTCCGAAGAATACTCGTTTACAGAACCGTCCGAACCCACTTCAATGCCAACCGCTAAAGAGATTGCTATTCGTACCACCGAGCTACGTGAAGTGTCATCGAGTGGCAGTCATATTGATGGTCGTGTCAGCGAGGACACGCTCAACGCGGAAAATGAAGATTGCAATGTTCTCCCTTACAACCAGCCTCTGTCCATTGATACACAACAATATGAAATTCTTGAAATAGTGGTTTCGGAAACCTTAAACGTCCAACAGGGCCgggatttaaattatgaaggCGTGTCGAGTCCAGTCAGAAATACGACTATCAAAAGTAAGAAAGTTCCTAATATCAATATCGACGAGTATGtatctaatattttagttgaaaGTTTGAATTCACTTACTGACCAATTAGAATCAATAAATGCTTCCATGGGATATGACAAAAGGCTAAACATTGTGGAGAAAGAAATCAAAGTAAAGTTACAAAATACGGGGGTAAACACAATTGTCCACCTTAGTCCTACTTCTAATAATCAAATCATATTTGGTAATGAAGAACTTTGTAATAACGATGGGAGACTAGGAATCGAAAATGACGCGAGAAATGAGAGCAGTGTTCATATAAGAGACAGTGCATTGAGCGTTGAAACGAATAATAACCTTACTTCAGCAGAGAGTCTTAGGGATAACAACGGCAACGGTGGCCGGCAGGAACCAGACGGCTTGTTGACCGTTACGAATAATGAGACCGTTAACAAAGCCATCTTACAGCAGATACAGAAACTTTTTAAagatgaatttaaaaagagtggggatgataaaataatttctcataTACAAACATCAAACGATGACATTGATTTGAATAAGAATATTGGCACGCGTACACATTCTGGGTCCAATAATTCAGCAACTTCGCTAACGCAAATGCCTTGTAATTCGAAGTCTTTGGAGGTATTAGGCGGAGTGGGTGCCAGAAATTATTACGAAGAAGTTGAGGAAAACACCTTAATTCCTAGATTATCAGCTTTACCTCACAGTGACTCCATGGAAGTGAATACTTCATCTTCTGATGACACTGATATGCTGGGGTCGGAGTGCGCCAGTCTTGTTGACAGCCTAGATGACCCCAATTCACCACGCTGTGCCCATCTACGCCGGAGCCGCGCCTCGATCCACAGAGCCGATCTTGTACGGTCAGCTATTGATGTGTTGGACCTTCTACCGGAAAATGCTCAAAATGGTGATCATTCACCCAAAGAAAAGGGTGAATCTTTTTTCGTAAGAATAAAAGATGGCGATTGTGACTGtgaaaaggaaaatataattgtagcaGATCATATGCCGGAAACCATTAAGCAGAGGTTATTCAGAAGACACAGGAAACGAGAACAACGAATGGAGTGTGTTAAACGGACTAAAGTAAAACAATTGAGAAGAGATgtaagaaacaaacaaaacgaagattataaatttagaaaagaAATTGAGAAAGAGTGTTTTGCCATCGTTAATGCACTCATAGATGATGTCATAGCAAAGATTGTACAAAATGAATACAAGAATTTAAGAATCAAACAGCAATCGAATAATGTTTTAGCTGCTAAATCCGAAGAGAATTTAAGTAGaaaatccaataaaaaagAGAAACAAGCATTGCAATCAAATAAAAGTAGAATGATTCATTCTCAGTCGTGTTCAGAATACATTGACAATAAATTACAGAAATCAAAACAACAGCAGCATGTCAGATCTAGCGTTGATTTACCACCGACGGTCGTCGAACCGAAACCTAAaagaatttatcaaaaatcagAAATATATGACGGCAATAAGTGTATAGAAATTCTTGAGATATTAGAGTACGCAAATACTTCTCAAAATTCTTCAGACACCACAAACTCTGACGAAAATCATAAtaaccttataataaaaagcaagAAGTCTAGAATACCTATTCCTGTTTATGAAAGAATTCAACGTTTACCAAAAAGCAGcacccaaaaaaaatataaaaatggttgCTCACGAAGTCAGTCACCTGAGACGAGAGAGAGGAATCAGAAAACGAAGCACTTATTAGCGAGTATGCTGTTTGATGCATTTGCGGGAGATTCGATCCCGGTTCAGGACACGTCGCATCGTCGTCCACCTGTACCGTGTGAGCCCCGCGCGAGGTCCAACTCGTTACGATTTCATAATCCTTTCGATATTATACCTGAAGAGAAAAGCAGTCTGAGCATGGACTCCACAGGGGAAGACTCTGCTGGACGCCGAGCTTCTGCACCCAGCCTTGCCGACGACTTGTCTATTAATCTCAACGAAAAGCCTAAAGTACAAGAAAGACTGCAAACTCCTAAGTTGCCCACCAAATACCTCAAGAATGCCGGAACCTCTCCTATGCCGGAGCTGAAGCAGCCGCAAAAACACGTAGGCACAGCAACATCGCCAAGCCGCAAGTCAGCCGCTACCAGCCCTCGACGTCCACCAACCGCAGCAG gtTTCGAAAAACGGAAGTCGGTAACGACACAGTGCGATGAGAcggtaaaaaatatcaaaagtgATACGGAATCAAATAACGtacgaaaaattaaaactcacAACTGTCTCAATAATCACACGAAAGCATCCCAGAAGCAAACCCAAGCGAGACCCAAATGCGAACGGGAGAAGTATAAAGGTTCAGCGCAAAGTGTAGGTTGCGATGCGGCGTCAGAGGAAAGCAGCAGCTCGGGTGAATCAGACGCCGCGCTGGTGCCACCAGGATGGCTTGCAACGCGTCGCCGACGCCGTGCACCCCCCGCCACCCGTCTTG GCGAGTGGGCCGTGACGGTAGCAGGCTCTTGTGCGGCCGCCCTCCCTAATGACGTCGAGATGCGGCTACGTTTTCCTGATCCGCGGCCTTCCCATCACAACCCGCAACCCGAATCGCCTCCGCGGCCAGCTCATCGTCGCCTTTCAGAATCCTGTACG ATGGGCAGCGAGCGGGCAAGGCGAGGCAGCGAGCGGCTCACCCTCACAGTCAAGAAGGAAGCCTCAG ATTCTTCAGTTGTTGCATCAAAGAGCTTGAAGAAATCTCGAGATCTCCTACCAGAGCTGCAGGAGACATTTCGCGCTTCCCGCACTGACACACGGAGCTCCCTCAAG ACTCGGCGGGGATGCTCCCTACATTGCTGGCTTCCGGAAGAAGACTCCGCAAGCATCAG GGCGCGTGGCGATAGTAACGGATCTCTGTGTGTGTCGGGTCGCGGCATCGTGCCGGAACGCAAGCCGCCGCGTGCCCCTTCCATTCGGAGTCGACGCTACCCTTCCGATATGAGATTTTAA